From one Pagrus major chromosome 21, Pma_NU_1.0 genomic stretch:
- the ubxn7 gene encoding UBX domain-containing protein 7, translated as MRHIYVVVCGGKMAALGDTSAPGVNGLIQQFTAITGATESVGKHMLEACNNNLEMAVTMFLDGGGIAEEPSTSSSSAASSSRAPPSDEVRAPIPQKQDILVEPEPLFGVPKRRRPARSIFDGFRDFQTETIRQEQELRNGGTVDKKLSTLADLFRPPIELMHKGSFETAKDCGQLENKWLMINIQNVQDFACQCLNRDVWSNDAVKTIIREHFIFWQVYHDSEEGQRYIQFYKLNKFPYISILDPRTGQKMVEWNQLDVASFLEQATGFLAEHGQLDGPSCHAPPAKRARSESLIDASEDSQLEAAIRASLQETHYESSNAPEAPDSPRSDDESDAEPFSDSEGPISVDGSDSETPVPHEEKSSTSKHTPLPSATAAQQRLHPDSSTSSHRKSPYKENNHSHKKEESKKNHLEPSAAGPRHPQPEADSGGNHCTTSAESAGPSRTSTTPPCDDDCPDDNGPKARLMLRYPDGQREQISLSSRAKLLALVRHVQSKGYPNERFELVTNFPRRKLAHLDYDITLQEAGLCPQETVFVQERN; from the exons ATGCGCCacatttatgttgttgtttgtggcGGTAAGATGGCGGCGCTCGGAGACACCTCAGCTCCGGGGGTGAATGGGTTAATACAACAATTCACAGCAATAACAG GGGCCACAGAGAGTGTAGGAAAACATATGTTGGAAGCATGCAACAACAACCTGGAGATGGCAGTGACCATGTTTCTCGACGGAGGTGGAATTGCAGAGGAGCCCAGCACCAGCTCCAGTTCAGCAGCTTCAAGCAGCAGAGCTCCCCCTTCAGA TGAAGTTCGAGCACCCATTCCCCAGAAGCAGGACATACTGGTGGAGCCAGAACCTTTGTTTGGAG TGCCAAAGCGAAGAAGACCTGCTCGATCCATATTTGATGGTTTCCGAGACTTCCAAACAGAAACAA TTCGCCAGGAACAGGAGCTGCGTAACGGTGGCACGGTGGATAAGAAACTGAGCACCCTGGCAGACCTTTTCCGTCCTCCCATTGAGCTCATGCACAAAGGCAGCTTTGAGACG GCAAAAGACTGTGGACAGCTGGAGAACAAGTGGCTAATGATCAACATACAAAACGTTCAGGACTTTGCCTGCCAGTGTCTGAACAGAGATGTTTGGAGTAATGACGCAGTGAAGACCATCATCAGAGAACACTTCATATTCTGGCAG GTATATCACGATAGTGAAGAGGGACAAAGATACATCCAGTTTTATAAGCTGAACAAGTTCCCCTATATTTCCATCCTCGATCCCCGCACAG GTCAAAAGATGGTGGAGTGGAACCAGCTGGACGTGGCATCGTTCCTGGAGCAGGCGACTGGCTTCCTGGCAGAGCATGGGCAGCTTGATGGACCATCGTGCCATGCACCCCCTGCCAAACGAGCTCGCTCT GAGAGTTTGATTGACGCCAGTGAAGACAGTCAGCTTGAGGCAGCAATCCGAGCCTCCCTACAGGAGACCCACTACGAGTCCTCAAATGCCCCGGAAGCCCCCGATTCTCCCCGATCAGACGACGAATCAGACGCAGAGCCTTTCTCTGACAGCGAGGGTCCTATCTCTGTCGATGGCTCGGACAGCGAAACGCCAGTACCCCACGAAGAGAAAAGTTCCACCAGCAAACACACCCCGCTCCCCTCGGCCACTGCAGCCCAGCAGCGTCTTCATCCCGATAGTTCGACCTCCTCTCACAGAAAGTCTCCGTACAAAGAAAACAACCACAGTCACAAGAAAGAGGAGAGCAAAAAGAACCACCTGGAGCCTTCGGCTGCTGGTCCTCGTCATCCTCAGCCCGAAGCAGATTCTGGAGGGAACCACTGCACCACATCAGCAGAAAGCGCTGGACCATCCAGGACCAGCACCACCCCACCCTGTGACGATGACTGTCCTGATGACAATG GTCCCAAAGCCAGGTTAATGCTCCGCTACccagatggacagagagagcAAATTTCCTTGTCTTCTAGAGCAAAACTTTTG GCCCTGGTCAGACACGTCCAGTCCAAGGGTTACCCTAACGAACGCTTCGAACTCGTCACCAACTTCCCCAGAAGGAAGCTCGCCCACTTGGACTATGACATCACGCTGCAGGAGGCGGGGCTTTGTCCACAAGAGACTGTATTTGTGCAGGAGAGGAACTAG